The Desulfatiglans sp. sequence ACAAGACAGAATCTCCTCCAGAAGCATGCCATAGATATCACTACTGCCGTTTCCTCAAGGGATGTAATCATCCGGACAGGAGATTACAGTGATATGGTCGGCTCCGATATTATTATCAACACTGCCGGTGTTCCACAGGGTTTAATTGCCGACCGGATGGAGATGCTGCCCAAAAACATTGAACTTATTAAACAGATCTCAATCAAAATAAAACAATACTGCCCTGATGCCATTGTCATTACAGCTACCAATCCTGTAGACCCCCTTAATTATGTCACATGGCTTTCAGGCGGGTTTGACCGCAAAAAGATAATCGGCTACTCCATAAATGACTCACTCCGTTTCAGGGAGATGCTTGCTAATGCCTATAATGTCAAGGTAAGTCAGGTGGATGGGATAGTTATTGGAGAGCATGGATCAACACAGGTTTATCTCTTCAGCACTGCAAAAATCGATGGGAAAAGGATAAATGTAACGGAAGAGATCAAGGCAAAGATCCGCTCAGAAATCCCTAATATATTAAAGAGGCTTGAAGAACTCCAGTCAGGAAGGACCGCTGGCTGGACATGCGCTGTTGGCCTTGAAAGGATTGTAAGGGCGATTGTTGAGAATACCGGTGATGTTATTCCATGCTCTGTCATGCTTGATGGTGAGTATGGTGTGAATGGGATCAGCATGTCTGTCCCTGTAAGGCTTGGTAAAAACGGGGTGTTGGATGTACTTGAATACGAGCTCGCCCCTGATGAGGTTGAAGGGGTAAAAAGGACCGTTTCAACACTCAAAACCGCGGCCAGGATTGTGGATGAAAAACTCTAACATTTACCTGCAATTTATTCAGTAAACTGGCAAATTTTCTTCAAGAGGAGATATCAATGGGTCACAGTTTTAAAAAATTATTTGAGCCGGGCATGATAGGGCCGATGAAGGTGAAAAACCGGATTATCAAAACAGCAAATGGTACCTCCTTTGTTGATCCTGACCAGAATGTTGGCGAGCGGATGATCACATACTACGAAAGGCTTGCAAAAGGCGGGGTGGGACTATTGGTCGTGGAATCCTGCGGCACAGAGTATCCTCTCGGCATACAGCATGTTCATTATGATGCAGAAGGGAACTATGAAGGGGTGCAGCTTCACATGGATGATGACCGCCTGATACCCGGTTTTAAGAGGTTGACCGATGCGATACATAAACATGACTGCAAGGCATCTATACAGTTCCAGCATGCTGGTCCATGGAACCCTACCGGGCTTTTGCCAAGAGACCCCAAAATAAGAGATATAAAATGCGCATCTGCCATGACCGAAGAAGAGCTTCCAGGGCCTGATTTTTTACCCAGCAGAGAGATGACGAGAGATGAGCTGGAAGAACAGATCAACCTGTGGGCAGGTGCAGCCGAAAGGGCCTACAGGGCCGGTTTTGATGCATGTGAATTCAACCATGGTACTGCCCACCAGGGAAATACTTTCCTTTCCAGGATATGGAACAAACGCACGGATGAATATGGCCCACAGAGTTTTGAAAATCGCACCAGGTTTCTGCGCCGTTGCATAGAAGAGGCCCGCAGAAGAACCGGGCCGGGATTTGCTATCCATGTTATCATGAACGCTGTTGAGTACAACCACCCGAGGGCCACTACCCTTGAAGAGGGTGTGGAGCTTGCCAAATGTGTGGCTGAGGTGGCTGACGGGCTTAACCTACGCGGAGAGAGATATGGCCACAGGGGAGGTCTGATACAGCCTGACCGCATACTCTACCCTGCCCCGCCTGATGACCTCCCAAAAGATTATGACTGGAGTCGAAATGGTCGCGGTGCATCTGTTCCGCTTGTGGAGGCAGTAAAGAGGGGCGGAGTAAAAATCCCTGTATGGACTGCCTGCCGCCTTGACCCAATGCTGGGAGAAGAATATCTGCAAAAGGGGAGCCTTGATTTTGTAGGCATGACAAGGCGTCTTCTGGCTGACCCTGATCTCCCCAATAAGGCTAAAGAAGGGCGTATTAATGATATCCGCTGGTGTAACGGCTGCCTTTACTGCTTTGATTGCCGTAACCGTAATCAGGTGCTCGCATGCAGGACAAACCCATACCTCGGGAAGGAGCACCTCCCTGAATTTCAGATAAAACCTGCTCAAAAGAAAAAAAAGGTGCTTGTTATTGGAGGCGGGCCTTCAGGAATGGAGGCAGCCAGGGTTACGGCGCAGCGCGGGCATTATGTAACCCTGTATGAAAAAAACAGCTATCTCGGCGGGTTGGTTCCACTTGCAGCCATTGTGAAGGATCTTGAAACCGAAGACATGACCATGTTTGTGAGATATCTTGCTACACAGCTTAAAAAGGAGGGAGTAAAGGTCAGGTTAAAGACTGAGGTGACATCACAGATAATCCAGCGTGAACGGCCTGATGTGCTCATAATTGCATCAGGCGCAGCCCATGGCAAGATCAATGTCTCGGGTGCTGATAACCCAAAAGTCATTAATACAGAAAAACTTCATGGTATGCTCAAGTTTATGCTTAAATTCTTCACTTCAGCTCAGCTTGAGAAACTATCAAAGATCTGGATCCCTGTTGGAAAGAGTGTGGTAATAATGGGAGGCACACTGCATGGATGCGAACTGGCCGAATATCTTGTCAAGCGTAGACGCAGGGTAACCATGGTACATAACGGCCCTGAAAAGGAGCTTGGCGACCGTATGACCATTGATGACATAGTCAGTCTGTGGCCCTGGCTTAAACAGAATAATGTTTCCATATGGTCTGATATAGAATACCGCAGCATTTCTGACAAAGGTCTTGAGATAAGTTTAAAAGATAAACGCAGATACATACTGAGAGGTAAAAATATTATCAGCACACAGGACTGGGAGCCTGACAATAGCATTGTAGAAAGGTTTAAGGAGCTTGTTCCTGAAGTCCATATAATAGGGAGCTGTAAGGAGCCGGGTCTGATAGTGGATGCGATGAGAGATGGAGCAAAGGTCGGTTGTGAGATTTAAACCTTAAGGAGGGTTAGATGTTTAAATTACTCGATGGTGCAGTTCCATATAAACCGGAAGATGAGGCTATCTACATTAACAGGGGCTGGTGGCGCGGTTTTACGCTTGGTAATTATCTTGATCTGGCTGCTGATATCCATCCTGATAAAGTGGCATTTATTGACAGGGTAAGCCGCTACACCTATAGTGAGGCGCGCGAAAAGGCTGACAGGTT is a genomic window containing:
- a CDS encoding FAD-dependent oxidoreductase; protein product: MGHSFKKLFEPGMIGPMKVKNRIIKTANGTSFVDPDQNVGERMITYYERLAKGGVGLLVVESCGTEYPLGIQHVHYDAEGNYEGVQLHMDDDRLIPGFKRLTDAIHKHDCKASIQFQHAGPWNPTGLLPRDPKIRDIKCASAMTEEELPGPDFLPSREMTRDELEEQINLWAGAAERAYRAGFDACEFNHGTAHQGNTFLSRIWNKRTDEYGPQSFENRTRFLRRCIEEARRRTGPGFAIHVIMNAVEYNHPRATTLEEGVELAKCVAEVADGLNLRGERYGHRGGLIQPDRILYPAPPDDLPKDYDWSRNGRGASVPLVEAVKRGGVKIPVWTACRLDPMLGEEYLQKGSLDFVGMTRRLLADPDLPNKAKEGRINDIRWCNGCLYCFDCRNRNQVLACRTNPYLGKEHLPEFQIKPAQKKKKVLVIGGGPSGMEAARVTAQRGHYVTLYEKNSYLGGLVPLAAIVKDLETEDMTMFVRYLATQLKKEGVKVRLKTEVTSQIIQRERPDVLIIASGAAHGKINVSGADNPKVINTEKLHGMLKFMLKFFTSAQLEKLSKIWIPVGKSVVIMGGTLHGCELAEYLVKRRRRVTMVHNGPEKELGDRMTIDDIVSLWPWLKQNNVSIWSDIEYRSISDKGLEISLKDKRRYILRGKNIISTQDWEPDNSIVERFKELVPEVHIIGSCKEPGLIVDAMRDGAKVGCEI